One window of the Natronomonas marina genome contains the following:
- a CDS encoding potassium channel family protein, which produces MDSWQRRTLLYSAALLGTMLAYAVAYYYGMRVLEGEPTTFLHALQVVVETFTTTGFGSDAPWETPGMNLLVIVMDLTGVALIFLALPVFVFPLLGDALSTTVPTSVEGLSDHVVVCTYTSRAESLIGELRSRDVDYVVVEPDREQALELYEAGYTVVNADPEDAEALEGACLEDARALVADVSDEVDTSIVLTAREIADDVTVISVVEEPDRERYHRLAGADIVVSPRPLLGQSLASKVTSAVTANLDDAVEIGDDFEIAELAVQRGSRLAGSTLADSGIRERTGANVIGAWFEGEFRSPVSPDDTLTDGTVLLVSGENAQLSELRSLTRSPVRRVERGEVVVLGYGEVGRTVTDVLENADCEYTVVDLEDGDGVDVVGDATEPETLRAAGIEDARSAVLALPDDTVAEFTTLVIDDLSPDTEVVARVEDAQNVTKMYRAGADYVLALSTVTGRMVASALLEEQVLTPDLQIELVRTTVAELDGVSLAEADVRARTGCTVVAAERDGELITDIDADFVVDDGDTLIVAGTDEGIQRFSELAG; this is translated from the coding sequence ATGGACAGCTGGCAGCGCCGGACCCTGCTGTACTCGGCGGCGCTCCTCGGGACGATGCTCGCCTACGCCGTCGCATACTACTACGGGATGCGGGTGCTGGAGGGCGAGCCCACCACGTTCCTCCACGCCCTGCAGGTCGTCGTCGAGACGTTCACCACGACCGGGTTCGGCTCCGACGCCCCCTGGGAGACGCCCGGAATGAACCTGCTGGTCATCGTCATGGACCTCACCGGCGTCGCGCTCATCTTCCTGGCGCTTCCCGTCTTCGTCTTCCCGCTGTTGGGTGACGCCCTCTCGACGACGGTTCCGACGAGCGTCGAGGGGCTCTCGGACCACGTCGTCGTCTGCACCTACACCTCCCGCGCCGAGAGCCTCATCGGCGAACTCCGGTCCCGCGACGTCGACTACGTCGTCGTCGAACCGGACCGCGAACAGGCGCTGGAACTGTACGAGGCCGGCTACACCGTCGTCAACGCCGACCCCGAGGACGCCGAGGCCCTCGAGGGGGCCTGTCTCGAGGACGCCCGCGCGCTCGTGGCCGACGTCTCCGACGAGGTGGACACGAGCATCGTCCTGACCGCCCGCGAAATCGCCGACGACGTGACGGTGATAAGCGTCGTCGAGGAGCCCGACAGAGAGCGGTACCACCGGCTCGCCGGCGCCGACATCGTCGTCTCCCCGCGGCCGCTCCTGGGACAGAGCCTCGCCTCGAAGGTGACGAGCGCCGTGACCGCAAACCTCGACGACGCCGTCGAGATCGGCGACGACTTCGAGATCGCAGAACTGGCCGTCCAGCGCGGGAGCCGTCTCGCCGGCAGTACGCTCGCCGACAGCGGCATCCGCGAGCGGACGGGCGCGAACGTCATCGGGGCGTGGTTCGAGGGGGAGTTCCGGAGTCCCGTCTCCCCCGACGATACCCTCACCGACGGGACCGTGCTGCTCGTTTCCGGCGAGAACGCACAGCTGTCGGAACTCCGCTCGCTCACCCGGTCGCCGGTCAGACGCGTCGAGCGCGGCGAGGTGGTCGTGCTGGGATACGGCGAGGTGGGCCGGACCGTCACGGACGTCCTCGAGAACGCCGACTGCGAGTACACCGTCGTCGACCTCGAGGACGGCGACGGCGTCGACGTGGTCGGCGACGCCACGGAGCCGGAGACGCTCCGTGCGGCCGGCATCGAGGACGCACGGTCGGCCGTCCTGGCGCTGCCGGACGACACCGTCGCCGAGTTCACCACGCTCGTCATCGACGACCTCTCGCCGGACACCGAGGTCGTCGCCCGCGTCGAGGACGCCCAGAACGTCACGAAGATGTACCGGGCCGGCGCCGACTACGTCCTGGCGCTGTCGACGGTGACCGGTCGGATGGTCGCCTCGGCGCTGCTGGAAGAGCAGGTGCTGACGCCGGACCTGCAGATCGAACTCGTCCGGACGACCGTCGCCGAACTGGACGGCGTGAGCCTGGCGGAGGCCGACGTCCGGGCACGGACCGGCTGTACGGTCGTGGCCGCCGAACGCGACGGCGAGCTGATAACGGACATCGACGCCGACTTCGTCGTCGACGACGGCGACACGCTCATCGTGGCCGGCACGGACGAGGGGATACAGCGGTTCAGCGAACTCGCCGGGTAG
- a CDS encoding NAD(P)/FAD-dependent oxidoreductase, which yields MCASYVIIGDGIAGSSAAETLREADPDAEVTVITEEGEALYNRILIKEFAKGKLPAAPVSIHDPEWYADRDIDLQLDTVVTGVDTDAHEVYTHEGDAYEYDKLLLAAGGTPTQLPVDNSDAEGVHHFWTFEDARAIKDSAESAETGVVVGAGLLGIDLAAICGAQDVEAHYLMRGNAWWRYALSEEGAEIIHDALREKGVTPVFDSGVDHFETDEEGHVTAAVDPNGERFEADFAGVAIGLNFNTEFIRDTDIECDNGIVVDEYMQTSVEDVYAAGDITQFHDVILGERAQNGAWGSAKEQGSVAGTNMAADGDEEVFEWVSSYSITHFDFPFLSFGHPTLGDETVERKYDEGTWRRVTLKDGRVIGGVLIGDLSAQSALKQLARSQTDVSGQTDRLLDESIDVEAFQEAAAPE from the coding sequence ATGTGTGCGTCGTACGTCATTATCGGTGACGGCATCGCCGGATCCTCGGCGGCGGAGACGCTCCGCGAGGCCGACCCGGATGCCGAGGTCACCGTCATCACGGAGGAGGGGGAGGCCCTCTACAATCGCATCCTCATAAAGGAGTTCGCGAAGGGCAAACTCCCGGCGGCACCGGTGTCGATTCACGACCCCGAGTGGTACGCCGACCGGGACATCGACCTCCAGTTGGACACCGTCGTCACTGGGGTCGACACCGACGCCCACGAGGTGTACACCCACGAGGGCGACGCCTACGAGTACGACAAACTCCTCCTGGCGGCCGGCGGGACGCCGACGCAGTTGCCGGTCGACAACAGCGACGCCGAGGGCGTCCACCACTTCTGGACCTTCGAGGACGCCCGCGCCATCAAGGACAGCGCCGAGAGCGCCGAGACGGGTGTCGTCGTCGGCGCGGGACTGCTCGGCATCGACCTCGCGGCCATCTGCGGCGCACAGGACGTCGAGGCCCACTACCTGATGCGCGGCAACGCCTGGTGGCGGTACGCCCTCTCCGAGGAGGGCGCCGAGATAATCCACGACGCGCTCCGGGAGAAGGGGGTCACGCCGGTGTTCGACTCGGGCGTCGACCACTTCGAGACGGACGAGGAGGGCCACGTCACCGCGGCCGTCGACCCCAACGGCGAGCGGTTCGAGGCCGACTTCGCCGGCGTCGCCATCGGCCTGAACTTCAACACCGAGTTCATCCGGGACACGGACATCGAGTGCGACAACGGCATCGTCGTCGACGAGTACATGCAGACGAGCGTCGAGGACGTCTACGCCGCCGGCGACATCACGCAGTTCCACGACGTCATCCTCGGCGAGCGCGCCCAGAACGGCGCCTGGGGGTCCGCCAAGGAGCAGGGCTCGGTCGCCGGTACCAACATGGCCGCCGACGGCGATGAAGAGGTCTTCGAGTGGGTCTCCTCGTACTCGATCACCCACTTCGATTTCCCATTCCTCTCCTTCGGCCACCCGACGCTCGGCGACGAGACCGTCGAGCGCAAGTACGACGAGGGAACCTGGCGGCGCGTCACCCTCAAGGACGGTCGCGTCATCGGCGGCGTCCTCATCGGGGACCTCTCGGCACAGTCGGCGCTGAAACAGCTCGCCCGGAGTCAAACCGACGTCTCCGGGCAGACGGACCGCCTGCTGGATGAGTCCATCGACGTCGAGGCGTTCCAGGAAGCGGCGGCCCCCGAGTGA
- a CDS encoding DUF6149 family protein — protein sequence MKIRQNVRHWAAKKALTTPVLGDIANDKLVDLHTKIFLEKADEERREERREHLDEFFDATMDTYVAALQAGYTEAEAREITHVQANFDFFVHGWTEMMEIPGGELEDHYRRYESFFVEHDITIDDSLGAFRPADGIADAPETPEKLERAEYENAIAGFADDVYVETETGETVVGGTAEPDDVDPTEAPGVDEDAQA from the coding sequence ATGAAGATACGCCAGAACGTCCGCCACTGGGCCGCGAAGAAGGCCCTGACGACGCCCGTCCTCGGCGACATCGCCAACGACAAACTGGTCGACCTGCACACGAAGATCTTCCTCGAGAAGGCCGACGAGGAACGCCGCGAAGAGCGACGCGAGCACCTCGACGAGTTCTTCGACGCCACGATGGACACCTACGTCGCGGCACTGCAGGCGGGCTACACCGAGGCCGAGGCCCGCGAGATCACGCACGTCCAGGCCAACTTCGACTTCTTCGTCCACGGCTGGACCGAGATGATGGAGATTCCGGGCGGCGAACTCGAGGACCACTACCGCCGCTACGAGTCGTTCTTCGTCGAACACGACATCACCATCGACGACTCCCTCGGGGCGTTCCGGCCGGCCGACGGAATCGCCGACGCACCCGAGACGCCGGAGAAACTGGAGCGGGCCGAGTACGAGAACGCCATCGCGGGCTTCGCCGACGACGTCTACGTCGAGACCGAGACGGGCGAGACGGTCGTCGGCGGGACGGCGGAACCGGACGACGTCGACCCGACCGAGGCGCCCGGCGTCGACGAGGACGCCCAGGCCTAA
- a CDS encoding NAD(P)/FAD-dependent oxidoreductase gives MIGIVGGGLAGLAAAYRLQTAGHEVTVFEAGDRVGGLAASYETRGDRIEKFYHHLSKSEETIVELAEDLGLGDRIEWRIGENAYYVDGVAHPLDTPWEIAAYPYLSVYDKFRLTMLTLGIDVRGGVPRRDTYENLEEFEDVPIKDFLLEHTTRGVYEYFFEPLLDAKFGSRKEDVSAAWLLGRVKFRGERDLLRGEVLGYLEGGFGVLLDALVEAVGRENVVTEAPVTDIGFEGDGERAGVESLTVEREGSAETHEVDAVVVATMPDVLEALTGYECDIDFQGSVCAVVSIEERLMDTYWLNVADDAPFGALIEHTNFVPPERYGGEHLLYVASYVQDPAEQLWQLDDEAVEKLWLDGVEDMFPDFDRETVNWIRIGRNPKTAPVYERGYLEMVVPYDLGEAVAPGVYYAGMASRAQYPERSLDGAIEAGYAAADRLVESSH, from the coding sequence ATGATCGGTATCGTCGGGGGCGGCCTCGCCGGGCTTGCGGCCGCCTATCGGCTCCAGACGGCGGGCCACGAGGTCACCGTTTTCGAGGCCGGCGACCGGGTCGGCGGTCTCGCGGCCAGTTACGAGACCCGCGGCGACCGAATCGAGAAGTTCTACCACCACCTCTCGAAGTCCGAGGAGACCATCGTCGAGTTGGCCGAGGACCTGGGATTGGGCGACCGAATCGAGTGGCGAATCGGCGAGAACGCCTACTACGTCGACGGCGTCGCCCACCCGCTGGACACGCCGTGGGAAATCGCGGCCTACCCCTACCTGTCGGTGTACGACAAGTTCCGGCTGACGATGCTGACGCTGGGAATCGACGTCCGCGGCGGCGTCCCCCGCCGGGACACCTACGAGAACCTCGAGGAGTTCGAGGACGTCCCGATCAAGGACTTCTTGCTGGAACACACGACCCGGGGCGTCTACGAGTACTTCTTCGAGCCGTTGCTCGACGCCAAATTCGGCAGTCGGAAGGAGGACGTCTCGGCGGCGTGGCTGCTCGGCCGCGTCAAGTTCCGCGGCGAGCGTGACCTGCTCCGCGGGGAGGTGCTGGGCTACCTCGAGGGCGGTTTCGGCGTCCTGCTGGACGCGCTCGTCGAGGCCGTCGGCCGCGAGAACGTCGTCACGGAGGCTCCCGTGACCGACATCGGCTTCGAGGGGGACGGCGAGCGGGCGGGGGTCGAGTCCCTGACCGTCGAGCGGGAGGGGAGCGCCGAAACGCATGAGGTCGACGCCGTCGTCGTGGCGACGATGCCGGACGTCCTGGAGGCGCTGACCGGCTACGAGTGCGACATCGACTTCCAGGGCTCGGTGTGTGCGGTCGTCTCGATAGAGGAGCGGCTGATGGACACCTACTGGCTCAACGTCGCCGACGATGCTCCCTTCGGCGCGCTCATCGAGCACACCAACTTCGTCCCGCCGGAGCGGTACGGCGGCGAACACCTCCTGTACGTCGCCAGTTACGTCCAGGACCCCGCCGAGCAGTTGTGGCAGCTCGACGACGAGGCCGTCGAGAAGCTGTGGCTCGACGGCGTCGAGGACATGTTCCCCGACTTCGACCGCGAGACCGTCAACTGGATCCGGATCGGCCGGAATCCCAAGACGGCACCCGTCTACGAACGGGGCTACCTCGAGATGGTCGTCCCGTACGACCTCGGGGAGGCGGTCGCGCCCGGCGTCTACTACGCGGGGATGGCCTCGCGGGCCCAGTACCCCGAGCGGAGCCTCGACGGAGCCATCGAGGCCGGCTACGCCGCGGCCGACCGCCTCGTCGAGTCGAGTCACTGA
- a CDS encoding homoserine kinase: protein MLTVRAPATSANLGSGFDVFGAALDRPADVVRLERADRTTIEVTGAGSQYIPEDPEKNTVGAVAEALDAPARIEIDKGVRPASGLGSSAASAAAAAVGLNELYGRGLTREELVPIAAEGEAVVSGAAHADNVAPSIMGGFTIAREDGVTAVDASIPLVACLPEIVVSTRDAREVVPDGATMDQLVGVVGSAATLAVGMARDDPTLVGTGMEGGVVTPARAELITGYDAVREAAFDAGATGVTISGAGPAVLAACRERDRRAIAGAMIDAFEDEEVDARAYQTKIGEGATIH, encoded by the coding sequence ATGCTCACCGTCCGGGCCCCCGCGACGAGCGCGAACCTCGGCAGCGGGTTCGACGTCTTCGGGGCGGCCCTGGACCGGCCCGCGGACGTGGTTCGTCTCGAACGGGCCGATCGCACCACCATCGAGGTGACCGGCGCCGGCAGCCAGTACATCCCGGAGGACCCCGAGAAGAACACCGTCGGCGCCGTCGCGGAGGCGCTGGACGCGCCCGCCCGCATCGAGATAGACAAGGGCGTGCGCCCGGCCTCGGGACTGGGGTCGTCGGCTGCATCCGCGGCGGCCGCCGCGGTCGGTCTCAACGAACTGTACGGCCGCGGTCTGACGCGGGAGGAACTGGTCCCCATCGCCGCCGAGGGGGAGGCCGTCGTCTCCGGGGCGGCCCACGCCGACAACGTCGCGCCCTCCATCATGGGCGGGTTCACCATCGCCCGCGAGGACGGCGTCACGGCCGTCGACGCCTCGATTCCGCTCGTTGCGTGTCTGCCCGAGATCGTCGTCTCGACGCGGGACGCACGCGAGGTGGTGCCGGACGGGGCCACGATGGACCAGCTCGTCGGCGTGGTCGGTAGCGCCGCGACGCTGGCGGTCGGGATGGCCCGCGACGACCCCACCCTCGTCGGCACGGGCATGGAGGGCGGCGTCGTCACGCCGGCCCGCGCCGAACTCATCACGGGCTACGACGCGGTCCGGGAGGCGGCCTTCGACGCCGGCGCGACGGGCGTCACCATCTCGGGCGCGGGTCCGGCCGTCCTCGCGGCCTGCCGCGAGCGGGACCGTCGAGCAATCGCCGGCGCGATGATAGACGCATTCGAGGACGAGGAGGTCGACGCCCGCGCCTACCAGACGAAAATTGGCGAGGGCGCGACGATTCACTGA
- a CDS encoding acyl-CoA dehydrogenase family protein, with protein MDFELSEEQQQLKSEVQRFAENEILPVAKEYDREEKYPWEVVDKAAEMGLLGPQIPFDYGGAGYDVLDTAIVVEELFAADPGIGLCLSSTGFGSEAIIEFGTEEQKEEYLEPIATGDAIMGAAISEPDTGSDVSSVSTRAEKDGDEWVINGNKMWITNGSVGDYFVVLCKTDPDAEGRYNGFSQIIVESDRDGFEADKITGKLGIRASDTAELILDDVRVPEENLVGTEGMGFLQQMQFFDETRTAVAAQGVGIAKGAAERALEYAQQREQFGQPIGDFQAIQHKLADMHTETEAARQLTYKSAWSVDHADGQLTKLASMAKEFASRIAVDAANEAVQIHGGSGYVDDFDVERFYRDAKITQIYEGTTEIQKMIIARELQGKGF; from the coding sequence ATGGACTTCGAACTATCGGAGGAACAGCAGCAACTGAAAAGCGAGGTGCAGCGGTTCGCCGAAAACGAGATCCTGCCGGTCGCCAAGGAGTACGACCGCGAGGAGAAGTACCCCTGGGAGGTCGTCGACAAGGCTGCCGAGATGGGACTGCTCGGTCCGCAGATTCCCTTCGACTACGGTGGCGCCGGCTACGACGTCCTCGACACCGCCATCGTCGTCGAGGAACTGTTCGCCGCCGACCCCGGCATCGGTCTCTGTCTCTCCTCGACCGGGTTCGGGAGCGAGGCCATCATCGAGTTCGGCACCGAGGAGCAGAAAGAGGAGTACCTCGAACCGATCGCCACCGGTGACGCCATCATGGGCGCCGCCATCTCCGAGCCCGACACCGGATCCGACGTTTCGAGCGTCAGCACGCGCGCCGAGAAGGACGGCGACGAGTGGGTCATCAACGGCAACAAGATGTGGATCACCAACGGCTCCGTCGGTGACTACTTCGTCGTCCTCTGCAAGACCGACCCCGACGCCGAGGGCCGCTACAACGGCTTCAGCCAGATCATCGTCGAGTCCGACCGCGACGGCTTCGAGGCCGACAAGATCACCGGCAAACTCGGCATTCGCGCCTCGGACACCGCCGAACTCATCCTCGACGACGTGCGCGTGCCCGAGGAGAACCTCGTCGGCACCGAGGGCATGGGCTTCCTCCAGCAGATGCAGTTCTTCGACGAGACCCGAACCGCCGTCGCCGCCCAGGGCGTCGGCATCGCCAAGGGCGCCGCCGAGCGCGCGCTGGAGTACGCCCAGCAGCGCGAGCAGTTCGGCCAGCCCATCGGCGACTTCCAGGCCATCCAGCACAAACTCGCCGACATGCACACCGAGACCGAGGCCGCCCGCCAGCTGACCTACAAGTCCGCCTGGTCCGTCGACCACGCCGACGGCCAGCTGACCAAACTCGCGTCGATGGCCAAGGAGTTCGCCTCCCGCATCGCCGTCGACGCGGCAAACGAGGCCGTCCAGATTCACGGCGGCTCCGGCTACGTCGACGACTTCGACGTCGAACGGTTCTACCGCGACGCCAAGATCACCCAGATCTACGAGGGCACCACCGAGATCCAGAAGATGATCATCGCCCGCGAGCTGCAGGGCAAGGGCTTCTAA
- a CDS encoding PadR family transcriptional regulator has translation MHDLTGFQRDLLYVIAGREDPHGLAIKEELEDYYEKEIHHGRLYPNLDTLVEKGLVEKGQRDRRTNFYTLTRRGRREMEARREWEDQYVDLE, from the coding sequence ATGCACGACCTGACAGGATTCCAGCGAGATCTGCTCTACGTCATCGCCGGGCGGGAGGATCCCCACGGGCTGGCGATCAAAGAGGAACTCGAGGACTACTACGAAAAGGAAATCCATCACGGACGGCTCTACCCCAACCTCGATACCCTCGTCGAGAAGGGGCTCGTCGAGAAGGGCCAGCGCGACCGGCGGACGAACTTCTATACGCTCACGCGCCGCGGCCGCCGTGAGATGGAGGCCCGCCGCGAGTGGGAAGACCAGTACGTCGACCTCGAGTGA
- a CDS encoding amphi-Trp domain-containing protein has translation MEEILFETERSQSRGEIADLLRTVADRLESGESLELSAGDESVTVDVPDRPVFEVKVEREQEGTASELSVEFELEWDENGGEDGDLEIA, from the coding sequence ATGGAGGAAATCCTCTTCGAGACCGAGCGGAGCCAGTCCCGAGGCGAGATAGCGGACCTGCTACGGACGGTAGCCGACCGACTGGAGTCCGGCGAGTCGCTCGAACTTTCCGCGGGCGACGAATCCGTCACCGTCGACGTGCCGGACCGTCCGGTGTTCGAGGTCAAGGTGGAGCGAGAACAGGAGGGGACGGCGTCGGAACTCAGCGTCGAGTTCGAACTGGAATGGGACGAGAACGGCGGCGAGGATGGTGACCTAGAGATAGCCTGA
- a CDS encoding asparaginase: MRVHVIATGGTIASTTDGSDSGAAPTLSGEDLLEAVPGLDTHADVTVETVADRPGFDMSPDVCARVARRISNLDADVDGFVVTHGTDTLAETARYLDLTCEAPVVVTGAQRRPDELGSDGPTNLRTAVRAAAHERLADATCVAFDEELHAAARVRKSHTAALDTFRSPETGPLARFTRRQVHWYRDPDAGTDRLPIPDDHPVVPVVVSASGVGRAGFDAAVDQGEAVVVAGTGLGNTTEALGHAIADADCPVVVASRCHAGPTEPVYGTPGGGATLATHDHVRFSHATPWATRIELVLATAAGRVDERFDSFPPGDV; this comes from the coding sequence ATGCGCGTCCACGTCATCGCAACGGGCGGTACCATCGCCTCGACGACCGACGGAAGCGATTCGGGCGCGGCGCCCACGCTCTCCGGGGAGGACCTCCTTGAGGCGGTGCCCGGTCTCGACACCCACGCCGACGTTACCGTCGAGACAGTCGCCGACCGGCCGGGCTTCGACATGTCGCCCGACGTCTGTGCCCGGGTCGCCCGACGCATCTCTAACCTCGACGCCGACGTCGACGGGTTCGTCGTCACGCACGGAACCGACACCCTCGCGGAAACCGCCCGCTATCTCGACCTCACCTGCGAGGCACCGGTCGTGGTCACCGGCGCCCAGCGTCGACCGGACGAACTGGGCAGCGACGGTCCGACCAACCTCCGGACGGCCGTCCGGGCGGCGGCACACGAACGGCTCGCCGATGCCACCTGTGTCGCCTTCGACGAGGAACTCCACGCCGCCGCGCGGGTCCGGAAGAGCCACACCGCCGCCCTCGACACCTTCCGCTCTCCGGAGACCGGCCCGCTGGCCCGCTTCACCCGACGGCAGGTCCACTGGTACCGGGACCCGGATGCCGGGACCGACCGACTGCCGATTCCCGACGACCACCCCGTCGTCCCCGTCGTCGTGTCCGCGTCCGGCGTCGGGCGGGCCGGCTTCGACGCCGCCGTCGACCAAGGCGAGGCCGTCGTCGTCGCCGGCACCGGCCTCGGGAACACGACCGAAGCGCTCGGGCACGCCATCGCGGACGCCGACTGTCCCGTGGTAGTCGCCTCGCGGTGTCACGCCGGGCCGACCGAACCCGTCTACGGGACGCCCGGCGGCGGCGCGACGCTCGCAACTCACGACCACGTCCGGTTCTCCCACGCGACGCCGTGGGCCACCCGCATCGAACTCGTCCTTGCGACGGCCGCCGGACGGGTCGACGAGCGGTTCGACAGTTTCCCGCCCGGGGATGTTTAG
- a CDS encoding DUF7117 family protein, which yields MKVRGQRECKECGTRWSYYDTGEAACPDCGSLYSVGVDDERSLHTATAATLDLTPVRREVDEAPLRRLASLAAERCREFTRGYGFIEAGTLQSLDDTYLAATELQHVGSELERRLEIADDEELYFTELLRADEGERPSPEAVPEGLRGMRGLAYADAVGEYRSDLRTYLREHPDDAAERVLGRVTEHAKRIRALEGDVPPREAESLVAAVRDVSRYLREGEEAALAEAEARLDGLA from the coding sequence ATGAAAGTCCGCGGCCAGCGCGAGTGCAAGGAGTGCGGAACCAGGTGGTCCTACTACGACACCGGCGAGGCCGCCTGCCCCGACTGCGGGAGCCTCTACAGCGTCGGCGTCGACGACGAGCGGTCCCTCCATACGGCCACGGCGGCGACGCTGGACCTCACCCCGGTCCGGCGCGAGGTCGACGAGGCGCCGCTGCGCCGTCTCGCGTCGCTGGCCGCCGAACGCTGCCGGGAGTTCACCCGCGGCTACGGCTTCATCGAGGCCGGAACGCTCCAGTCGCTCGACGACACCTACCTCGCGGCGACGGAGCTACAGCACGTCGGGAGCGAACTCGAACGCCGTCTGGAGATCGCCGACGACGAGGAACTGTACTTCACCGAGCTACTGCGGGCCGACGAGGGGGAGCGACCCTCACCGGAGGCGGTGCCGGAGGGCCTGCGCGGGATGCGGGGGCTGGCATACGCCGACGCGGTCGGGGAGTACCGCTCAGACCTGCGGACCTACCTCCGCGAACACCCCGACGACGCCGCCGAGCGGGTGCTCGGACGGGTCACCGAGCACGCAAAGAGGATTCGAGCCCTCGAGGGTGACGTTCCGCCGCGCGAGGCCGAGTCGCTCGTCGCAGCCGTCCGGGACGTGAGCCGATACCTGAGAGAGGGCGAGGAGGCCGCCCTCGCCGAGGCAGAGGCCAGACTCGACGGCCTCGCCTGA
- a CDS encoding homocitrate synthase/isopropylmalate synthase family protein, whose product MRICDITLRASARASGNGYTADQRVETGRALDRLGVPLVGTGSPSSSAVARETLRRLASDLSADVVALCEPTTDDVEAALSADADVVEVAIPVSDSRLEAVLGCSRDEAFDRAEAALLRAHEGGVDAHLTLSDAFRAEVPAIAGAFGRFDCPVVLADSVGARTPPFVAGFLRTLADASADLTRAGVRFHDDLGCATANTIVAAETGIDRVDTSVASLGERAGVAATEEVVAATETAGGDAGIVEEETVPACEDVLRTLDESVDERKAVLGEAATTHEVRAGAEAVLDDPSAFEAFDPETVGGRRRLVFGESTGREGARRLLERAGQEPSEDAIESLLERLSEEGPIELDEALAFAADA is encoded by the coding sequence ATGAGAATCTGTGACATCACGCTCCGGGCGTCGGCGAGAGCGTCGGGCAACGGGTATACCGCCGACCAGCGCGTCGAGACCGGACGGGCCCTGGATCGACTTGGCGTGCCGCTCGTCGGAACCGGGTCGCCCTCGAGTAGTGCGGTCGCACGCGAGACGCTCCGACGGCTCGCTTCGGACCTCTCGGCGGACGTCGTCGCCCTCTGTGAGCCAACCACCGACGACGTCGAGGCGGCACTGTCGGCCGACGCCGACGTGGTTGAGGTGGCGATTCCCGTCTCGGATTCACGTCTCGAGGCCGTCCTCGGCTGTTCGCGCGACGAGGCCTTCGACCGCGCGGAGGCGGCCCTCCTCCGGGCCCACGAGGGCGGTGTCGACGCCCACCTGACGCTCTCGGACGCATTCCGGGCGGAGGTGCCGGCCATAGCCGGTGCCTTCGGGCGATTCGACTGTCCGGTCGTCCTGGCCGATTCGGTCGGCGCCCGGACGCCCCCGTTCGTGGCCGGCTTCCTCCGGACGCTGGCCGACGCGAGCGCCGACCTCACGCGGGCCGGCGTCCGCTTCCACGACGATCTCGGCTGTGCGACGGCGAACACCATCGTGGCCGCCGAGACCGGCATCGACCGGGTCGACACGTCGGTCGCCTCGCTCGGCGAGCGGGCCGGCGTGGCCGCGACCGAGGAGGTCGTCGCCGCGACGGAGACCGCCGGCGGCGACGCGGGCATCGTCGAAGAGGAGACCGTCCCCGCCTGCGAGGACGTCCTCCGGACGCTGGACGAATCGGTCGACGAGCGAAAGGCCGTCCTCGGCGAGGCGGCGACGACCCACGAGGTGAGAGCCGGGGCGGAAGCGGTGCTGGACGACCCCTCGGCGTTCGAGGCTTTCGACCCGGAGACGGTCGGTGGCCGACGGCGGCTGGTGTTCGGCGAGTCGACGGGCCGTGAGGGGGCGAGACGGCTACTGGAGCGGGCCGGGCAAGAGCCGAGCGAGGACGCGATAGAGTCGCTGCTCGAACGGCTGTCCGAGGAGGGACCGATCGAACTCGACGAGGCGCTGGCGTTCGCGGCGGACGCGTAG
- a CDS encoding NUDIX hydrolase, with the protein MSPTPDELAARYGDVYRKAERIEIDAERFDRGIERGDDGAWGVGALVVDSGRVLLVREGDIWLLPGGRLESDETPEAGAVREVREETGVDAEITGLGAIAEQTFRRDGSAATFDFRFATFLADPVSTDIAADPGRPGEGIDEAAWHGDVPENTFDRDLVVRLAREFM; encoded by the coding sequence ATGTCGCCGACGCCGGACGAACTCGCCGCGCGCTACGGCGATGTCTACCGGAAAGCCGAGCGCATCGAGATCGACGCCGAGCGGTTCGACCGCGGCATCGAACGCGGCGACGACGGCGCCTGGGGGGTCGGCGCGCTGGTCGTCGACAGCGGGCGGGTCCTGCTGGTCCGGGAGGGCGACATCTGGCTGCTGCCCGGCGGGCGCCTGGAGTCCGACGAGACCCCCGAGGCTGGCGCCGTACGGGAGGTCCGCGAGGAGACCGGCGTCGACGCCGAAATCACGGGACTCGGTGCCATCGCCGAGCAGACGTTCCGGCGCGACGGGAGCGCGGCCACCTTCGACTTCCGGTTTGCGACCTTCCTCGCCGACCCGGTATCGACCGACATCGCGGCCGACCCCGGCCGACCGGGTGAGGGCATCGACGAGGCCGCCTGGCACGGCGACGTCCCGGAGAACACCTTCGACCGCGACCTGGTCGTCCGGCTCGCCCGCGAATTTATGTAA